The region GGGGGTCTCTGGTGTGCCACTGTTTAGAACATGCCTGCTTAACTAGCTCAATTGTCTAACTGAAAGGAACCTAGCGTAAAGTCTGCACTGCTAAATGATACACCGGTAAACCAGAAGCTTTAGAAAATGACACGTTTTGTCGTTTAGGCATTATCTATGGGGTGCTTGTTTTACATCATGTCGAAAAGAAAGTAACCAAATTTAGTTTTTGCTTGTTAATGGTAAGCAAAGGGAATGTGTGgtatctaataatatatattatatatatatacacacacacacacacacatttctctctctcagaactcaaactcccagaagttTCACGCTTTGGCTCACTGTGACCCGCAAGTGTAGCACTGAAGTAACTGCAAGGAGcaatgagtacattttaaaaaataaactctacTATACTGTGCGTGTCAGACTTACAGAATGATGGCAATAATTATTAGGTGCAATACTGTGTTCGCTCTTTGTACTTTAATATAGTCCATATGTCATTAGGGAAGCAAATTATGTGTTTgcttcattgaaaataaaaatgtctcacAGTATGTGGAATACGTTCTTGTGTTCCCAAGATACATGTAAAAGTGTGACACAGTCAGACGGATGAACAGACAGAGACACCTGTACATATCCCCAAAAAGCACGGGCTATGATATAATGATGCGACTGACTCAAACCTAAAACGAGCGCTACTGTGAACTACTACAGTATTCATTAAGAGTTGCTTAGGTGACTTACATTCTTCCCACCCCCTCGTACATGCGGGTCTCGTCTGGCAGAGTGGTGATCTCACTGTCGGTCAGGTGTGCGTGCTTCTTCATGCGGTTCAGCTGTTCAATCTGCAGGTCTGCCAGCTTTGCTTTCTGCTGTGTGTCCATCACCTTCACCTGCAGCTCAGCAAAGGCCTGGGAAACACAGCAAGGAATGAGACGTCAAGGGTTTTGTTTGATCAGATGCGACTTTGATAGCGACTGGAAAAAATAACTGCCCTTAAATAAATGTCACAATCCATTTTCTGATTTATATATAGCGTAAGGATTGGGgcagataaataaatgcaaaatcaCTGGAGTGGAGCATTTCTTGCCCATTAACGCCCTAGCTTTGTGCAGGTCATGGCAGATGTGCAAGTTCTAGATCATAATCTTTAAACCACAAACAATAATCTTGAAACACAGATGTACTAAACACATCTTGTCCGTGGTAAACATTAAGCATTGTGGATCAGCTATGATGCTCCGTAACAAATTACATTCACTTTAGTGGCAACCCCCTCTAAAGGAATTGCAGATCAACAAAAGCAAGCCAAAATCATTTCAGTACAATAAAATCATAAGGCACATACAAGTTTGCCTCAATTTATTTCAAAAGGAGAGAAACAatgcaaatgattaaaaaaaaaaaatgtaaaaaaaaactggcaacaCCCAGACTTTTATTTTAACTGATTTCTACCGAGACCCAAGCTGTTTCTTCTATTTTTATAACATTAAGATTAAACGTTGATTATTTGGAGGTCCTATTTACGGGGCAGTGAAATACAAACCCTTTATTTACTATCCACGGTGATCATATACAGTACCTTATCACCTGATGAAGCCAGTATCTACTTTGCCTTTGCATTAAATACCTGGGTGGAGGGTTTCCTAATTGTGTCTGGGCATTGTACATCTGTTACAGTAAGAAGAAAAACTAAACTGGCTGTTATTCCTTTTCAGACACCAGAATACATGAAGTCTATCATATAGCGTGGTTGTACTGGCGTGCAAGATTTCGGGCACAGAGCTCCTAAATCAATGTGATGCCCAGAATGAAGCATGTATCAAGCCGGTCTGCTTTTACAAAGAGAGATTTCCAGAATCGCGTTGTTCTGGAtgcaattttttgtttaaatggtgTTACTATGTCTGAAGAAATTGACGGTGTTTGTTGTGCTGTAACCCACTGAACTGCCGTCCTCAAGTGCACGGAAAATTACACGATTCATTTCTCAATGGGTGAAATTGACTTAAATAAAACGTAAATTCATTTAAATGATGGTTTTGAATTACAGACGCTATAGCTAAGGCAACACGAGCTGCAATTAGCGCAGTGCTTCTGTGGCATGCTTCGCCTGGTGCACGCCCCGAAAGACTAAGTATTTGCTGGAGAAGATGGCTGAAGGTACgcacaaaatgtaattgtgtttaataacaaaataaagtgAGTTAGTAGTTAAGAAAACAATAGATAACTGATTTTATAGTCTGTAAATCGTAAAGCTTGTATCGATAAACTAGTATTTCCATATGGCCACGTACATTTACCAGTGCAGAATATTAGTATAGAATTGCGTATGCTATAGTAAAAactagtaaaacatattttataaaatattttaaacttcagTACAGTTAAAGAAACACAGGCCTCTTTGCCTAGCGGTTTAATTCACACAGTCAGACTCAGACAGCATGCTTCCAGCCCCGAAACAAGTTGCTATCTTCAGCAAATCTTTCACTATTGTAGCTAATATTTAAACTTTCTATTtggtgtgtatatgtatatatatatatatatatatatacacacacaaacacaaaattcaCAGCGAGAATATTTACCTTTTTCAATTCTAAGTCTACAGGGGCTGCCATCTTTGACGGGACCGTGCACATGCGCAGTCGGCTCCTGGCTAAACTGAATTAACTGCGCAAGGCATGTAACACTTCCCTCTCCGCTGGGTTCATTCCCTTTATTCGTGGGGAATTATGCACACTGCAGTGCCTTAGAGCAGATCCCTCCAGAATCATGTGAAAACACGCCTTTCATTGGTCACtgtttatccatttatttatttatgcatttttttattgttgttttcattacaaatcacatgctaccttttttttttattattacagttacacAAATAAACGATTTaagatttatttctattttactaGTTTCGGTAGCTTTACATTATTTCCACGTTAATTTACATTCTTGTTGGATGTAAGACATTATATTGCCAGAATTGTGAAATGTGAAATCTTGCTGTATAAGAGCAGGGATGTGTCCCAGCGCATTGCCTGTTGCCGTTCTTTTCATTGAGAAAGGCAGATTTTAATTGAGGGCAAAACTTTTCCTTTCAGTTAAAATTACTTTCagggcatgtaaacaaactgtactgtcaACAAATTATATCATTTACCTTAAAAGCTCTAGTGGGCTGTTTTTGTGTGAATGTACTTGTGAAAGGGGTGAAACTGGCACAGGCACCATGAGAGCTTCCCTGACAACACTGCAAgtgagtgaaagagagagagagagagtgagagagagagagagagagagagagaaaaacatatTACAGGTACAGCAAAAAACATAAACCATGCATGCAGGGCTGAAGTAGGCCGCTATCCACTGCTCATCTCCATACAGAAAAGAGCACATCTGAGGAAAGGTGAGCCAGACTCACTCCAGTACAAGGCCCTTCAAACCCAAGAGCTCAGCCCAGAAAACAGTCCCCTCATccagctggtcctgaagctcaCTGCAACAATTCACACTTACACTAACCAGCTTCAGGACATCACTGCTAAACACTGCCAATTAGAGTaaaccaaattataaaacaaatcaaaaaatattatttggaaCACTGGGAtcccaaaataaacttgattgctATCGGGCCCTAAAAAGAAACTTTACCCTCGTAGAGTATCTCTTCACTGTCAGAGGTATaaagcagaggcagatcctgaccaAGTACCAGGCTCAGTGACCACAGTCTGGCCTTCGAAATCGGCCGGCACAAAAAATCCTGGCTGCCCAGAGAAGACAGACTGTGTGGTCACTGCGAGAAAGGAGAGGTCAACCTCCCTTCTTCAGATCCAGAAAAAACTCAGCACTGCTTTGAGAGTTTAACCAAAGttcagtgttacattttattgACCTATGGTcattgttatgttatttattattttaccatgATTTCTATGTTTACCATTATTCCATTTGTTAGCTGTTCCTTTAGAATGTTCACTCTTTATTTGCCTTtgttccatttatttattatttttatttattttacttatttttgaaTGCAAATGAATGTTCATAATGTTTACATGATATATTGTTTAATGCATTTAGGTAAATGGTTCTAATTGtcagtcatgccaataaagcaccattgaattgaattgagagtcatagagagagacacagcgatatacaaagagagagagagagagagacagagagagagacagagagagagagacagagatagagacagagtgagagagagagagagagcacctcaATCCTAATCTGAACtctccctgcctgtctttccCTCCTGagtcaaattcaaattcaaattcaaactggCTTTACTAGTATTGCATGAGTCATCCAGTGTTGCCAAAGCATTTCAACACGCGTTacgtaaaataaaatatcatgttAATAACACACAATATCAATTCATCCCCTTCCTCCCACCTTCTTAATAGAATGTAAACAATATAACACCCACCCTGTCTAATTTAACAATAAGCAGTGAATTTCTATTGAGTGTCTACACACTGTCCCTCAGGTTGTGACAGGCAGACACATACTGGGCTGCTAGCTCTGTTTCAGAGCCTCCTCTCCCAGCAGGATTCGCAGTTTCTCAGGTTCAGGCAGGTTTGGAAACTCGATCAACTGACTCGAGGATTTAGGGAGGTATGTGTCCCTTATTTGGCAGTATTTGGAGCAGGACAGCAGGAAGTGCACCTCTGTTTTGACCTCCCAGCTCGCAGTGACTGCACAGCCTGTTCTGTCTGGCCAGCCAGCTCTTTTTATGGAGGCCTGTTTCGAAGGGCAGGGTGTGGTCACAGAGTCTGTACTTCATTAGGGTTTGTCTTTGTTTGGGATCTTTTTCCCTGACAAGATATTGTGTCAGGGTAGACTCCAAAAAAAATTTGTTTCATTATGCCAATGGTTAATGtgtgtcattttattattgagatacatttatttaaatgttattgctgTAATTTTGTCATTAGCACTGTTGGCAAGCTGGTGTTTCTTTGCTAGTTGTCTCAGGGGGTCTCTCTCTGAGCAGAGTTGGTTGCTCTGGAATGATTTGTAATTAGACCCAGAATTTGGCTGCTCTTTTTTCAATGGGTAGCAGTAAGGGGAAGCGACCTAGTTCAGCCCGACACGTATGGCTGGGAGAGTTtctatgtaaaatgtttttacaaaattctAAATAGAAAGTTTCAATTTGACCTTCATCccatgttttataattatattttgaaagtGGGCTCCATATTTCACTGCCATAAAGCAGGATTGGTTGGATAACACTATCAAAGTTTTAGCTAGATCTTTATGGGGGGGGGTATTTGTAAAGTGCTTTCTTTATGGCATAGTAGGCTCTGCATGCTTTTTCCCTCAATGCTTTTATAGGCATATTGAAGCCCCCTGACACGCTGATGGTCTGACCCAGGCAAACGTAACTAGTGGTGTGTTCCACGGTGGTGGTTCCCAGAGTGATGTGGTTCCTGTTTCCATGTGATCTGGCTTTTTTCTGGAAGACCATAACTCTGGTTTTGTCCAGATTTACTGTCAGTGCCCAGTTCTGACAGTGCTGCTCTAGCAGTGACAGGCTCTGCTGCAGACCCTGCTCTGTAGGagacagcaggaccaggtcatctgcgTAGAGCAGACATTTAATTAGTGTGTCATGGAGAATGAGGCCAGGGACTGCAGACTGCTCCAGCACTGGCCAGCTCGTTGATATAGATGTTGAATAGTGTTGTGCTCAGACTGCAGCCCTGCCTCACTCCATGTCCCTGTGTGAAGAATCCTGTTCTTTTGTACCAATTTTaacactgcatttattttctgaGTACATCGGTTTTATGATGTCATCGACTTCACCCCCTACACCACTTTGAAGAAGTTTATTAATTAGTCCTTTTTGCCAAATTGAATCAAATGCCTTTTTAAACTCTATAAAGCAGGCAAAtatctttcatttattattttggtagatgtgtttgtttattagggTGTGTAGGGTGTAAATATGGTCAGAGGTGTGGCGGTTTGGTACTAagccaatctgactcttactcatGATACTGTGTTTGGTAAGAAAGGCCATTATCCGGGCATTAATAATACTGCAGAACACCTTCCCCAGATTACTGCTCACACAAATACCTTGGTAGTTGCTGGGTGTGAATTTGTCTCCACTTTTAAATATGGGGGTAATGAGGTCTTGATTCCAGATCCCAGAGAAATACTTATCTCTCAGTACTAGGTTGAAGAGTTTGAGTAGGGCTTCTTGCAGCTTAGGACTGCTGTGTTTGAGCATCTCGGTGCTGATGCTGTCAGGCCCACAGGCTCTTCTGGGTTTGAGAATCTGCAGTTTCTTTTTGAACTCTGGCAGAGTGATTGGGGTGTCCAATGGGTTGTGGTTATCTTTGATTGTTGTTtccaatcattttaaatatttatgattttaatttagtttgttgttttctattttttggtacacacatacagtatactatatatatatagatatttcggtttttggtttttcttaaaaatatttcccaacataaaaccaatgtcaccttacaataattgattttgagtttaaatgttttaaaataaaaatctcaacagaacaaaatttcaatgtaccatttgtatttcagtaatatgaaagaattggtcaggggtctgaatacttttgcaaggcactgtatatttacagtgcctagagaaagtctacacccccttgaactgttttcattttgttgtgcagggcctcagagtttcatgcatttaaatggggatTTTTGTTCCACTACACACCataatccacactgttaagggggaaaaaggttttattgagaaaaaaattatataataaaaatacaaaactgaaagatcataattggataagtctccaccccgctttggcagaaattacagctgtgagtctgttagaaTAGGTCTCTACCtattttgcacacctagatttggcaatatttgacctttcttttttataaaactgttcaagctctgtcaacttccttggggagtgttgatggacagcattcttcaagtcatgccacaaatttttgattgaatttaggtcggggctctgactggaccagtcaaggacatttaccttttgttccttatccactccagtgtagctttggctgtgtcctttgggtcgttgtcatgctgaaaggtgaacttccgtcccagtttcagctttcttacagagggcagcaggttttccttaaagtcttctctgtactttgctccattcattttcccttctatcctgagaagtgccccagtccctgccgatgagaaacatccccataacatgatgctgccaccaccatgcttcacagtagggatgttgttcttCGGGTgattgtgttgggtttgcgccaaacataacgctttgcaattaggccagaaagttcaattttagttttgtcagaccacaaaactttttgccacatgactacagagtttttttgcatacttcaaacgggatttaaggtgggcttccttgagtaatggcttctttcttgccaccctaccatacaggccagatttgtggagtgcttgggatattgttgtcacatgcacactttgaccagtcttggccataaaagcctgtagctcttgtaaagttgccattggcctcttggtagcctatctgatcagtctccttcttgctcggtcatccagtttggagggacaacctgatctaggcagggtcttggtggtgttatacaccttccacttcttaataatagtcttgaccatgctccaagggatattcaaggcctttgatatttttttatacccatcccctgatctgtgcctttcaacaactttgtcccagagatcttttgaaagcaccttggtgctcatggtctttactttgaaatgcactacccagcagagggaacctacaggaactgctgaatttatcctgaaatcatgtgaatcactacaacttaacagaggtggaggccactgaacttggtgtgcgattttgaaggtgattggttacacctgagctaatttaggattgctattacaaggaggtgGACactatccaaccaagctatttcagtttttatttttaattaattttctacacatttctaggatatttttttcacttggaagttttggagtaggatgtgtagataaatgaaaaaaacaaaaactattttaatgcattttaattccaggctataaggcaacaaaaggtgacaattttgaaaaggggtgtagactttctgtaggcactgtataaatatatagtCTTTTTTTCTGACACCCAGTTAACTCTTGAGTTTTGTATGATATTGAGCTGCTTTCTTATCTGGTTCAGTTTGGTGGATGCTGGGTTCCCTGCTCTGGAGGCTGCTGCTGCACAGCTGTCCGGCTGTGCTGGTTGCTGTTGCTGGCTGATCAGCCTTTGCTGCACTGCACAGGGGCTGGGGGTACCGCGTGGTCTCTGGGGTTCTGTGTAGTCTCTGGGGCTGGGTGTGGTCCTGGTCTCGGTATAGGTGCTGGTCGGGTCTAGGCAACGGCATTGTCCTTGAGGACATTAGCAAATAGCCTCATGCACTCTCTGTTCAGGGGACACCTGGTCATAGAGATGGTAGTGCTGGATGTCACAATGGTGTGCCAGCTACATGTTTGGCAGCAGGTGCAGCCTCGGGACACCTCAGCATTGATGTTATGGATGACTTCTTGTGGCACATCTGCTCTGGGCAGTAGGTTGGAAATGGTAACCTTGGCTGAGGGGAACTCTTCTGTGGCTTTAACTGCCACCTGCCTCAGGACCTTGGCCACGTCACCCCTGTGTGCGCTTGGGTCATTGGTCCAGGTATGGATCAGGATGTGCTTGGCGTCACTCAATTTTCACCCTGACAGCAGGTCCAGGGCCATCTGTGTTGTTGGGCACCAGGTCTTCTTTACTCTTCTGCCTGGGAAGAGGAGCGTCTAATTTAGGTACTTCCAGTTCGAGTCACTCAGGATGATAATTTCTGCACTGCACAGCCTGATGcacagtgagtgtgtcagtgtttggTGGGGGGGGCAGTATGTTTGTGTCAGtgctgggagggcagtgtgtgtgtgtcagtgctcaggggtgcagtgtgtgtgtcagtgctgagggcagtctgtgtgtcagtgctggggaggcagtgtgtgtgtcagtgctcaggggtgcagtgtgtttgtcattgctgggggctgtgtgtgtgtcagtgttgggggcagtctgtgtgtcagtgctggggaggcagtgtgtgtatcagtgctcaggggtgcagtgtgtgtgtgtgtcagtgctcaggggtgcagtgtgtgtgtcggtgctgggggggggggggacagtgtGTGTTGGTGCAGGCTGGCTGATGGGTGTTGTGCAGTGTATCTTTCGGTTCCTCCAGTTCTCTCTGCAGGCTCTTCAGGTAGTTGAGCTGGGCTGTCCTGGCCAGCTCCTCTCTCGCTTACCGGAGCTCAGTCTTCAGGGTCTGGTTGTCCTCCTCTAGACCTCTCATTGCTGCTCTCAGCTCTTGCACCTTGGCTCTGTGCTGTGTCTTGAATCTGGTCACCTCATCTAAGCTGCTGTGTGGAGCTGCACTGGTTTAGGTTGGTCAGGGTTTGCTCCCTGAACTCTGAACTCCAGCTCCAATACTGACAGGTATTCCTTCAGGATTCTGATGTTGCTGCAGAGTTTTGGGGAAACGGAGGTGCTGTGCATGGGGGGTGTTGTTTCGCTCACTGGGTCAGTGTCTTTTCTTTCAATGTCTAGAAGCTGAGTGCAAAGTCGTCTAGGCTGTTGTCAGTGCCCTGCACAAGGACTGTGCTATTGTGGTACACATTGACAGTGAGCATGGTGCTGTCTGTGTCCTTGTCTTCAGACACTATGATCTGCCTGTCTTTGGCAATCCCCCCTTCCTGATGCAGGGATAGGTCTTGCATAGGGCTGTGTGCCAGGCAGTGGGGTGCTGCGTGTAAAATAGTAGGTTGCTCTTGACTCTGCTCTCCCCCTGCACAGTGTAGTCTGCAATGAGGGTCGCTGGGGATCCTCTCAGAACTTTGATTTTATATTGTCTCCTGGCCTTTTTGGAGCAAACTTCTTCAGGGTATTTTATTTCACAGAGAGTGCTGATGGTGGGAGCGGCTATGATTGATACATTTGTACAGAGTGGCAGTTGCTGGGTCTAGCCCAACtgtcatttcatttaaattctccctctacatttttttttttaaaagaattgcaGTAAATCTGAAGTTTGATaagccttattttatttataatatgttcTGTCTTGTCTTCAGTTTAAATTTATACAGGCTTACCTTGCCTGTTTCTgtcttctctgtctctctttatttCCCAAACTTCACTTTTCTTTCTCATGTCCTCTCTttcttgcctttttaaaaatccttttaatcctgttgtttttcttcttgaaAATATCGTCCCTGCCTTCTCTAACTGTTTAGACAGCTTTATGCAAATTTTTTcagaaatcaaacattgttttctatgtaaacatttaaaagtaatattTCTTTTTAGGAGCTCATCTCTGTTTGCTtcacagagctctctctctctctttctctcgtggaggattgtgggaagggcttgcagagaggtggaacgccggtgcggtaggaccgggaaatttaaaactttatttatttatctatttatttatttatttatttatttattttgtttgtttgatagttacttagttgttctttttgtgtgtttgtttgttcgtaggttagtggtgtgtgtgtgtttgtttgtttgtttggagggtgtttggagatcccgttatggggtctcgttcaggagggctgggggctctcacccgccgacacggggtccgttgcctgcctgaccccggggtttcggtggaggagtgcctgctggcagtaggagaggtggtggggtttgaaaatattatgtcggcgtcaagaatgaataaagcgctagtaatatttttagtggaggtgtctctggtacacaagctggtagaggaaggatttacagtaaaaggtgaatttgttcaggtttcccctctagtaaccccggttacgaaagttattatttctaatgtgcctccgtttttaaaaaatgagcaattagaaaagaatttagctcgttttggtaaactggtgtccccgattaagggaatcccgctggggtgcaaaaataacagtgttaggcacgtcatgtcgtttagaaggcaggcatttgtcttactaaatgatcctaaccaagtcattaatgttgcctggaattttaacgtggaagggatgaattgtgtagtttttgtcagttccgaaacgatgagatgtttttactgtggagaacagggacaccagagaaaagcctgcccgagaaaggaggctagagcggagacagggcaggatcagggcgatgctggcggggaggaagtcgggggtgttgggggtgagcgggaggaagagtcggctcccccagcgcagccgcagagcgagcccgtgctgaccgaggagggggcgatccagaaggaaaccggagcagaaccaccaacaccacggcctcgcacaaagagacccagccgcagcctgtcactgacgggttcggaggataataccgctactactgagaatggtgaagaatcattcaaggtagtagcgaaaaagacacgaattcagcggaaggctgcagagctgccggatggcagagcgcagccagtgcagaactccgaacccgtgcagacagggagactgcgggctccaggcggggcgtcagtccctcccaacgcggaggaagagagcacagcgcagggtgagccgggcgcggtgcaagactctccgctagctgaatctcagccgcctgaaatggtgccggctgtagcagagaccggtgtcggggagtcggagggagctgcggaggaacggattctcgggggcgagcgagaggacagcgcggatgagatggagggggagctctctgactcctcgcttatctcagacatccctgatagccaacccgtcagtaagaaaaagttatacacacttgagcaggtaaatgattttatgatagaaacaaaagggaaaaggggagtagaaatagagagttttttccctgatctaaggttatttctccactccgctcacgttataacaaggaaagccacaatagaagaatttgatcagccaaaacgttatagattaaaaaaaattgttcagaaaattaaaaaggatcttaaaagt is a window of Polyodon spathula isolate WHYD16114869_AA chromosome 12, ASM1765450v1, whole genome shotgun sequence DNA encoding:
- the LOC121324703 gene encoding prefoldin subunit 1, with protein sequence MCTVPSKMAAPVDLELKKAFAELQVKVMDTQQKAKLADLQIEQLNRMKKHAHLTDSEITTLPDETRMYEGVGRMFILQSKEVIHSQLLEKQKGADEKIKELEQRKTYLERSVKDAEDNIREMLMARRSQ